In Pedobacter sp. WC2423, the following are encoded in one genomic region:
- a CDS encoding thiopeptide-type bacteriocin biosynthesis protein, with the protein MSEFIVDPFLLVRSPAYSYENFNESFLQQALTTDFFRASLFFASQTLYIELKKKNFDYTQFNEQVKTTLWKYLNRMCFRPLPYGLFSSFSLAKWTAEKGNNLLFSGKGELKALPDFVAVLDYVSKLKPEELSAIQYLPNNSMYTVAGELYFVNQDYTEQDKHTIIHLKVIPGMKGLLKFIDQGQTKGAIINYLVKQYGEDAGIYDYFDHLVNGGVIVSELIPNVTGKSYNERCMGLLKEYAQLDLKGINTFSMPINDQNDVLPRLNKHIEEILGRNEKNVPYSLYEREISGGLNKEIHSVFISLIKNLNKLTKDKNEEAMLVFKNSFIKRYDQQEVGLMEVIDPGAGIGYDNLASAFGNQNNEFVDDLFRNKDSVNTVKWGEAERLLFEKWNNISRSGTDKILLTQEDLNLLPESKSVLPPGMSILYKNVDQELWIDQAGGISGIEAGARFGISNSEIDHQLKDICQQEMAINHDFIFAEIAFSPANRTSNINQRGHFYPYEIPVLTHPGRPAENTIKLNDLVISVREHTILLRSVKLNKYIIPRLSSAYNSQLATIPVFRFLCDLQYQGIKASLSFSLKDIFPGMSFYPRVQLNHAVISPATWILDRDKISKIVAQNLDFWKELALPAYFSLNERDNFLVFNSTHKDDLDLFRKCIKNKESVILKEYVFSADAADLQDKKKQPYATQYIACIINQSKSYILPQSNSKIIGDIKKLKVRRTFFPGDEWLYLKLYAHDSLGDNILMNIVSPVIRKYKKKDPAFKWFFIRYNDTGHHIRLRFFIHKELAHHLLLELNTRLKPLCNSGKVSEIVLDTYQRELERYSTELINEVESLFYYDSEYILSAFKTGELNARFKLSFAVHSALLMVKCFIKDKNQRFDFFNKVLSGFSKEFSNKDKLISRKLDLKYRNFQKELIESKQLYARDVNNFYQLLNTLNVKISHWRTEDKYDLISSLIHMHMNRIFESQPREYECLAYHFMNKHQAYLNYTANDEF; encoded by the coding sequence ATGTCTGAATTCATTGTAGACCCATTTTTACTTGTACGGTCACCAGCCTATAGCTATGAAAATTTTAACGAATCCTTTCTTCAGCAAGCATTAACTACTGATTTCTTCAGAGCCAGTTTATTTTTTGCGAGTCAGACGCTCTATATTGAATTAAAGAAAAAGAATTTTGACTATACTCAATTCAATGAACAGGTAAAGACCACGCTGTGGAAATATCTGAACAGAATGTGTTTCAGGCCGTTACCATATGGCCTTTTTTCTTCTTTTTCACTGGCTAAGTGGACAGCTGAAAAGGGCAATAACCTGCTTTTTAGTGGTAAAGGTGAACTCAAGGCACTTCCCGATTTTGTAGCTGTGCTGGATTACGTCAGTAAATTAAAACCAGAGGAATTATCAGCTATACAATATCTTCCTAATAATTCTATGTACACGGTGGCTGGAGAATTATATTTTGTTAACCAGGATTATACGGAACAGGATAAACATACTATTATACATTTAAAAGTGATTCCCGGTATGAAAGGGCTGTTGAAATTTATAGATCAGGGGCAGACCAAAGGTGCTATTATAAATTATTTGGTGAAACAATATGGGGAGGATGCGGGGATTTACGATTATTTTGATCATTTAGTAAATGGAGGTGTAATTGTTTCAGAATTGATACCAAATGTTACCGGCAAATCCTATAATGAACGTTGTATGGGTTTGCTGAAGGAATATGCTCAACTTGATTTAAAGGGGATCAATACATTTTCAATGCCAATTAATGATCAAAATGATGTTTTACCCAGGCTGAATAAACATATAGAGGAGATTCTTGGCAGGAATGAAAAAAATGTTCCTTATAGTTTGTATGAGCGCGAAATTTCCGGTGGACTAAATAAGGAAATACATTCTGTGTTTATTTCGCTGATTAAGAACCTGAACAAGCTGACTAAAGATAAAAATGAGGAAGCAATGCTTGTATTTAAAAACTCATTTATCAAAAGATACGATCAGCAGGAAGTTGGCTTAATGGAAGTCATAGACCCGGGTGCTGGTATTGGATATGATAATTTAGCTTCGGCTTTTGGCAATCAGAATAATGAATTCGTCGATGACTTATTCAGGAATAAAGATTCCGTAAATACAGTAAAATGGGGAGAGGCTGAAAGATTGCTTTTTGAAAAATGGAATAATATTTCAAGATCCGGTACAGATAAGATTCTGCTCACGCAGGAGGATCTTAATTTACTGCCGGAAAGTAAATCTGTACTGCCGCCAGGTATGAGTATTTTATATAAGAATGTAGATCAGGAATTATGGATAGACCAGGCCGGCGGTATTTCCGGAATCGAAGCAGGAGCCAGATTTGGAATCTCAAATTCAGAAATTGATCATCAGCTTAAAGACATTTGCCAACAAGAGATGGCCATAAATCATGATTTTATATTTGCTGAAATTGCATTTTCACCAGCTAACAGGACTTCAAATATCAATCAGCGCGGGCATTTTTATCCTTACGAAATTCCTGTACTCACTCATCCGGGACGCCCTGCAGAAAACACCATTAAATTGAATGATCTGGTTATTTCTGTTCGTGAGCATACGATTTTGTTAAGGTCAGTTAAACTTAATAAGTATATTATACCAAGACTCTCTTCAGCCTACAATAGTCAGCTTGCGACTATTCCCGTGTTTAGATTTCTTTGTGATCTGCAATACCAGGGAATTAAGGCTAGTTTATCATTTTCTTTGAAAGATATTTTTCCGGGCATGTCTTTCTACCCGCGTGTACAGCTAAATCATGCTGTTATTTCTCCAGCTACCTGGATACTTGACCGGGACAAGATCAGTAAGATAGTTGCACAGAATCTGGATTTTTGGAAGGAATTAGCACTGCCTGCGTATTTTAGTTTGAATGAAAGAGATAATTTTCTTGTATTTAACAGCACTCATAAAGATGACCTGGATCTATTTAGGAAATGCATTAAAAATAAAGAATCAGTCATATTAAAAGAATATGTTTTTTCTGCTGATGCAGCAGACCTTCAGGATAAGAAAAAACAGCCTTATGCGACCCAATATATAGCCTGTATAATCAATCAGTCAAAATCATATATTTTACCTCAGTCAAATTCGAAAATAATCGGAGATATTAAAAAATTGAAGGTTAGACGGACCTTTTTTCCGGGTGATGAATGGTTATACCTTAAATTATATGCACATGATTCATTAGGGGACAATATTTTAATGAATATAGTGTCTCCGGTTATCCGGAAATACAAGAAAAAAGATCCTGCGTTTAAGTGGTTTTTTATCAGATACAATGATACTGGACATCATATCAGGTTACGGTTTTTTATCCATAAAGAATTGGCTCATCATTTATTGCTGGAGCTTAATACACGGCTAAAGCCACTATGTAATTCAGGAAAAGTATCAGAGATAGTATTAGATACTTATCAGCGGGAACTGGAGAGGTATTCCACAGAATTAATAAATGAAGTGGAATCCTTATTTTACTACGATAGTGAATATATCCTGTCTGCATTTAAAACAGGTGAATTAAACGCCAGGTTTAAGTTAAGTTTTGCAGTGCATTCTGCACTTTTAATGGTAAAGTGCTTTATTAAGGATAAAAATCAACGATTTGATTTTTTTAATAAGGTCCTTTCTGGCTTTTCAAAAGAATTTAGTAACAAGGATAAGCTAATCAGCCGTAAACTGGATCTTAAATACCGGAATTTCCAGAAAGAGCTGATTGAAAGTAAACAGCTGTATGCAAGAGATGTTAATAATTTTTATCAATTGCTTAATACGCTCAATGTTAAAATATCACACTGGAGAACCGAAGATAAATATGATTTAATTTCAAGTCTTATTCATATGCACATGAACAGAATATTTGAAAGCCAGCCCAGAGAATATGAGTGCCTGGCTTATCATTTTATGAACAAGCATCAGGCTTATCTCAATTATACGGCTAACGATGAGTTTTAA
- a CDS encoding L-rhamnose mutarotase: MKTYCLTLDLINDPELIREYEKCHQKIWPEVYTSIKKSGITKMQIYRFSNRLVMRMEVNDTFSFEYKAALDAENEQVQEWEKLMWKYQQALPGAKPGEKWMLMTQIFELE, translated from the coding sequence ATGAAGACCTATTGTTTAACGCTTGATTTGATAAATGATCCGGAATTAATACGGGAATATGAAAAATGTCATCAGAAAATATGGCCTGAGGTTTATACCAGTATTAAAAAATCGGGAATAACAAAGATGCAGATTTATCGTTTTTCTAACCGGCTTGTGATGCGGATGGAAGTGAACGATACTTTCAGCTTTGAGTATAAAGCTGCCCTTGATGCAGAGAATGAGCAGGTGCAGGAATGGGAAAAGCTGATGTGGAAATATCAGCAAGCTTTACCAGGAGCAAAGCCAGGAGAGAAATGGATGTTAATGACTCAGATTTTTGAACTTGAATAA
- a CDS encoding AraC family transcriptional regulator encodes MKPQLLKASPNPIHSFNARQDNVPYINNRWHYHTEVELIHFKKGNGTQFIGDSIKRFRSGDVILIGANLPHYWRFDDIYFDEQLNTSADVRVIHFNENFWGDVFLNLPENKLIKTTLEKARRGIQIGGHMKNNIGELLEQLLQAEGSKKIILLMEALTAIGNCNKTRLLSSIGFKHNFEDSENDRIHAIYEFSLANFKRKIQTQEVADIAHVSVNYFCRYFKSRTRKTYSQFINEIRIGHACKLLIENKINVKQICYESGFYNFASFHKYFKSITGKSPLNYQREFLSDRQA; translated from the coding sequence ATGAAACCTCAACTCTTAAAAGCATCTCCTAATCCAATTCATTCTTTCAATGCCAGGCAGGATAATGTTCCTTATATTAATAACCGCTGGCATTATCACACTGAAGTGGAATTGATCCATTTTAAAAAAGGTAATGGTACCCAGTTTATTGGTGATAGTATTAAACGCTTCCGGTCTGGTGATGTGATTTTAATCGGTGCAAACCTGCCACATTACTGGAGATTTGATGATATCTATTTTGATGAGCAGCTTAACACGAGTGCCGATGTACGTGTTATCCATTTTAATGAGAATTTCTGGGGAGATGTTTTTCTCAATTTACCGGAAAACAAGCTGATTAAAACTACCCTTGAAAAAGCCAGAAGGGGAATTCAGATTGGCGGGCATATGAAAAACAATATCGGAGAATTACTGGAACAACTTTTACAGGCGGAAGGCTCAAAGAAGATCATATTGCTGATGGAAGCATTGACTGCGATTGGTAATTGCAATAAAACACGGCTACTTTCTTCTATTGGCTTTAAACATAATTTTGAAGACTCAGAAAATGACAGGATACATGCGATCTATGAATTCTCTTTAGCCAATTTTAAACGCAAAATACAAACGCAGGAGGTAGCTGATATTGCCCATGTAAGTGTAAATTATTTTTGCAGATATTTCAAGTCAAGAACAAGAAAGACCTATTCTCAGTTCATCAATGAAATAAGAATAGGTCATGCTTGTAAATTGTTAATTGAAAACAAGATTAATGTGAAGCAGATTTGTTATGAAAGCGGCTTCTATAATTTCGCCAGTTTCCATAAATATTTCAAGTCTATTACGGGAAAAAGCCCGCTGAATTATCAGCGTGAATTTTTGAGCGACCGCCAGGCCTGA
- a CDS encoding sensor histidine kinase — MIFPPTSKNFKLYRTHAFVWALFIGYESLLIFLLHQPSNSIIDYIFVYAINIIFFYFNTYIIWPLIYKKPIYIGLAFIIMELIGYLILRYAIAWLYVIIGASNVLPFTMSLDFIARITYRFIYFFGLSTAYWFALNIITQRKEITDLEKNKLLDQVSNQQLEKRLIDSEVAYLKSQINPHFLFNTLNFLHNSAIKSAPPLTKPILLLSDIMRYALTEIPQNGKVDLSEEIEQIASFIDLNQFRFDHNLQLSFTIIGNTANLQILPLILLTPVENVFKYADLKNTEHPVKINLELNNNELQFTINNKKIRTRKPIQSHGIGLKNLKLRLDAYYPDTHEIQIIETADDYTFKLQITL; from the coding sequence ATGATTTTTCCGCCAACCTCAAAAAACTTCAAACTTTACCGTACTCACGCTTTTGTATGGGCGTTGTTTATTGGCTATGAATCTCTTCTGATATTTTTGCTTCATCAACCTTCTAACTCGATTATAGACTATATTTTTGTCTATGCTATTAATATAATTTTCTTCTATTTCAATACTTATATCATCTGGCCATTGATCTATAAAAAACCCATCTATATTGGGCTGGCATTTATTATCATGGAATTAATAGGTTATTTGATATTAAGATATGCTATTGCATGGCTTTATGTTATCATTGGAGCTTCAAACGTATTGCCATTCACGATGAGTTTAGATTTCATTGCCAGAATCACCTATCGGTTCATCTATTTTTTCGGACTTAGCACGGCGTACTGGTTTGCTTTAAACATCATTACTCAACGTAAAGAAATTACTGATCTGGAGAAAAACAAGCTATTAGACCAGGTTAGCAATCAACAATTGGAAAAAAGACTTATTGATTCTGAGGTCGCTTATTTAAAATCTCAGATCAATCCTCATTTTTTGTTTAACACCTTAAATTTCCTCCATAATTCAGCGATAAAATCAGCCCCTCCGCTCACTAAACCAATACTTTTACTTTCTGATATTATGCGTTATGCATTAACGGAAATACCCCAGAATGGAAAAGTAGACCTTTCAGAAGAAATAGAGCAGATTGCTTCTTTTATAGACTTAAATCAATTTAGGTTTGATCATAATTTACAGTTATCTTTCACCATTATAGGGAATACTGCTAACCTTCAGATACTTCCCCTGATTTTATTAACTCCTGTTGAAAATGTTTTTAAATATGCGGATCTTAAAAACACAGAACATCCGGTAAAAATCAATCTGGAACTTAATAATAATGAATTGCAATTTACCATTAACAATAAAAAAATAAGAACCAGAAAACCTATTCAAAGCCATGGTATAGGTCTTAAAAATTTAAAACTAAGGCTTGACGCGTATTATCCGGATACTCATGAAATTCAAATCATTGAAACAGCAGATGATTATACGTTCAAGCTTCAAATAACTTTATAA
- a CDS encoding LytR/AlgR family response regulator transcription factor, with product MYKCFIIDDESHAIETLRKYAADSAQLEIISSSQNPLEAVKYINEHKDIDITFLDIDMPEMSGLDVADLIYKNTAIIFTTGHAGYAVQGFEKNISDFLLKPISFEKFLKSVTKVIDKIEEQRPQSLPKNESYFFVNPGIKGKMLKVNYDDVEYIEGLNNYIVIHTPQNNHIIYLTMKEIEAGLPTNNFIRIHKSYIINIDKVTMMEGNKIMIDKMILPIGSSFKDQLLKKVNSNVIKTHR from the coding sequence ATGTACAAATGTTTTATAATAGATGATGAATCTCATGCCATCGAAACACTGAGAAAATATGCTGCAGACAGTGCACAGCTGGAGATAATTTCCTCTTCACAAAACCCATTGGAAGCAGTTAAATATATTAATGAGCATAAAGATATAGACATTACTTTCCTTGATATTGATATGCCTGAGATGTCCGGCCTTGATGTAGCGGATTTAATTTATAAGAATACAGCGATTATTTTCACAACAGGACACGCAGGGTATGCAGTACAGGGGTTTGAGAAAAATATTTCGGACTTTTTACTAAAACCTATTTCCTTCGAAAAATTCTTGAAATCAGTAACAAAAGTTATTGATAAAATTGAAGAACAGAGGCCACAGAGCTTACCTAAAAATGAAAGTTATTTTTTCGTTAACCCTGGTATCAAAGGTAAAATGCTCAAAGTTAATTATGATGATGTAGAATATATTGAAGGGCTAAACAATTATATTGTTATCCACACCCCTCAAAATAACCACATTATCTATTTAACAATGAAAGAGATTGAAGCAGGATTACCCACTAATAATTTCATCAGGATTCATAAATCATACATTATTAATATTGATAAAGTAACGATGATGGAAGGAAATAAAATTATGATTGATAAAATGATTCTGCCAATAGGTTCTTCCTTTAAAGATCAGCTCTTAAAAAAAGTAAATAGCAACGTTATTAAAACTCATCGTTAG
- a CDS encoding helix-turn-helix transcriptional regulator yields MEENKVPFREGAVNLLKTSGPQSLLSLAREFKVTVEGARFQMLRLEKEGLVTSSKTVTGRGRPQQLWSLTSMGQSRFPDTHAALTVKLMEVMKELLGEGAVSQLITANGEKGTNKYLKELEGVSDLEKRINSFVSIRTQEGYMAQVIKDEEGFIFIENHCPIGAAAHANPAICSAEFKTLQTVMGEEVPIKRIEYIVDGGRRCAYRISATKS; encoded by the coding sequence AAGAAAATAAAGTGCCATTTAGGGAAGGTGCTGTGAACCTGTTGAAAACCAGCGGGCCACAGTCTCTATTGTCGCTTGCCCGGGAATTTAAGGTGACAGTAGAAGGAGCGCGTTTCCAAATGCTCCGGCTGGAAAAAGAAGGCCTGGTTACTTCGAGTAAAACCGTAACCGGCAGAGGAAGACCTCAGCAATTATGGTCGCTGACCAGTATGGGGCAGTCGAGGTTCCCTGATACCCATGCTGCATTAACAGTGAAGCTGATGGAAGTGATGAAAGAATTGTTAGGGGAGGGGGCTGTTTCACAGTTGATTACTGCTAATGGTGAGAAAGGAACCAATAAATATTTAAAAGAACTGGAAGGAGTATCCGACCTGGAAAAAAGGATTAACAGTTTTGTCTCTATCCGGACACAAGAGGGCTATATGGCCCAGGTAATCAAAGATGAAGAAGGATTTATCTTTATCGAAAATCATTGCCCTATCGGTGCTGCTGCGCATGCGAATCCTGCAATCTGCAGTGCAGAGTTCAAAACTTTGCAAACCGTTATGGGAGAGGAAGTACCTATCAAACGTATAGAGTACATTGTTGACGGGGGCAGAAGATGTGCTTACCGTATTTCTGCTACTAAATCATAA
- a CDS encoding DUF6496 domain-containing protein, giving the protein MAKYSKKASEKVEETMHELKEGKLKSGSGAKVTSKKQAVAIGLSEARKAGAKVPKKK; this is encoded by the coding sequence ATGGCTAAATATTCAAAAAAAGCAAGTGAGAAAGTTGAAGAAACTATGCATGAGCTGAAAGAAGGTAAATTGAAATCAGGAAGCGGGGCAAAAGTGACCTCTAAAAAGCAAGCAGTAGCGATCGGGCTTTCTGAGGCAAGAAAAGCAGGAGCTAAAGTACCGAAAAAGAAATAA
- a CDS encoding lipid-binding SYLF domain-containing protein: MKTIKLSKLKVALLLCAGLFLSASVNAQEKEEKKVKDATKVLADFSKMKESIPSELLAVTQGIIVVPKLINAGFVIGAKRGKGVAMVKRADGTWSNPVFVTITGGSIGAQIGVQSVDLVLVFKHSNSLTDIKKSSFTLGGDLSVAAGPVGRNSTANTDYKLEAEVYSYSRSKGLFAGISLNGASLAIDAPSNTGFYGKAISAHKIFEAADNSSAIVKELKSTLTSMQK; the protein is encoded by the coding sequence ATGAAAACGATAAAATTATCGAAGTTAAAAGTTGCGCTTCTTTTATGTGCAGGCTTATTCTTAAGCGCTTCGGTTAATGCGCAGGAAAAGGAAGAAAAGAAAGTAAAAGATGCAACAAAAGTTCTTGCTGATTTTAGTAAGATGAAGGAATCGATTCCTTCAGAATTACTGGCTGTTACCCAGGGGATTATTGTAGTACCAAAATTAATCAACGCAGGTTTTGTAATCGGGGCAAAAAGAGGTAAAGGCGTTGCGATGGTTAAACGTGCTGATGGTACCTGGAGTAATCCTGTTTTTGTAACCATTACCGGAGGCAGTATAGGTGCACAGATTGGGGTACAATCAGTGGATCTTGTTTTAGTCTTCAAACACAGTAATAGTCTGACTGATATTAAAAAGAGCAGTTTTACGCTTGGTGGTGACCTTTCTGTCGCTGCTGGCCCTGTAGGCAGGAACTCGACTGCAAATACGGACTATAAACTAGAGGCCGAAGTTTATTCGTATTCCCGCAGTAAAGGTCTTTTTGCAGGAATTTCTTTAAACGGAGCTTCCCTGGCTATAGATGCGCCATCGAACACTGGTTTTTATGGAAAAGCAATATCCGCACATAAAATATTCGAAGCAGCTGACAATTCTTCAGCCATCGTTAAAGAATTAAAATCGACCTTGACAAGCATGCAAAAATAA